Proteins from a single region of Ornithinimicrobium humiphilum:
- a CDS encoding NAD-dependent epimerase/dehydratase family protein, whose protein sequence is MKVVVTGAAGLLGRYAVSRLRASGHQVLGLTRGGVGGHTATDYSVESLAVLLRGADAVVDLAYSRPVTSHHADVTRTIVVGTNVLEAAARAWVRTVVQASSVEVYDPDATRPFREDSPTTPRSPYGMAKLTVERWAQLDAYLEIRTVSLRLSSLIGSGECTGWPVAAYLRDEASARPPHEPPGTVHDLLHVADAARAIELALLTETAVGPVNIVGPHLYSPAQLAQVVDEELHGTHAPPGTWTEPPWRLAEEAVDCSLARRVLGFVPEHDVRSALRERRAAHASGGGCLPARDRAVARTVS, encoded by the coding sequence ATGAAGGTCGTGGTCACCGGGGCGGCCGGGTTGCTCGGCAGGTATGCCGTGTCCCGGCTCCGCGCCTCGGGCCACCAGGTGCTCGGCCTGACGCGCGGGGGCGTCGGCGGGCACACCGCCACCGACTACTCCGTGGAGTCGCTGGCCGTCCTCCTCCGCGGGGCCGACGCCGTCGTCGACCTTGCCTACAGCCGGCCGGTGACCAGCCACCACGCCGACGTGACCCGCACGATCGTCGTGGGCACCAACGTGCTCGAGGCCGCCGCCCGGGCGTGGGTGCGCACCGTCGTGCAGGCCTCCTCCGTCGAGGTCTACGACCCGGACGCCACCCGGCCGTTCCGGGAGGACTCACCGACCACGCCGCGCAGCCCCTACGGGATGGCCAAGCTCACCGTCGAGCGGTGGGCGCAGCTGGACGCCTACCTCGAGATCCGCACGGTCAGCCTTCGGCTGTCGTCCCTGATCGGCAGCGGTGAGTGCACCGGGTGGCCGGTGGCGGCATACCTGAGGGACGAGGCGAGTGCACGGCCGCCGCACGAGCCGCCGGGCACCGTGCACGACCTGCTCCATGTCGCCGACGCGGCGCGGGCCATCGAGCTGGCGCTGCTCACCGAGACCGCGGTGGGGCCGGTCAACATCGTGGGCCCACACCTCTACTCCCCCGCCCAGCTCGCCCAGGTGGTCGACGAGGAGCTGCACGGCACGCACGCTCCCCCGGGCACCTGGACCGAGCCGCCGTGGCGGCTGGCCGAGGAGGCGGTCGACTGCTCGCTGGCGCGCCGGGTGCTCGGCTTCGTGCCGGAGCACGACGTCCGCAGCGCGCTGCGCGAGCGGCGCGCCGCGCACGCGAGCGGCGGTGGGTGCCTGCCGGCCCGGGACCGGGCCGTGGCGCGGACGGTGTCCTAG